One Sphingobacteruim zhuxiongii DNA window includes the following coding sequences:
- a CDS encoding phage replication initiation protein, NGO0469 family encodes MAIYATSEPTTPRELIAEGTYIARCYQMIHIGTVKETIQGDEKTLNKVRIGWELPTELKVFKEENGPQPLVISKEYTLSLHENAHLRKDLKSWRSKDFTEEEVKQFDISVLVGVPCLLTITHKKSTNGKVYEEIASISNVVKGTTIPEPINTPVTLEYDNWSEDTFNSLPNFIKEKVSQSLEYNHMRNLERADYDQTQGFENAPPEDNDGLPF; translated from the coding sequence ATGGCTATTTACGCGACATCAGAACCCACAACCCCGAGAGAACTTATAGCAGAAGGCACATACATTGCTCGGTGCTATCAAATGATTCATATTGGAACAGTGAAAGAAACGATCCAAGGCGATGAAAAAACTCTAAACAAAGTACGTATAGGATGGGAACTTCCAACAGAATTAAAAGTATTTAAAGAGGAAAATGGCCCTCAGCCACTTGTTATCTCAAAAGAATACACTTTATCTCTGCATGAAAATGCACATCTACGAAAAGACTTGAAATCCTGGAGAAGCAAGGACTTTACCGAAGAAGAAGTAAAACAATTTGATATTTCGGTCTTAGTAGGTGTCCCTTGTTTACTAACAATCACTCATAAAAAAAGTACCAACGGCAAAGTATATGAAGAAATAGCGTCAATTTCAAATGTGGTTAAAGGAACAACAATACCTGAACCAATTAATACTCCTGTCACTTTAGAATATGACAATTGGAGCGAAGATACATTTAATAGTCTGCCTAACTTCATCAAGGAAAAGGTATCGCAGTCCTTGGAATACAATCACATGCGAAACTTAGAACGTGCAGATTATGACCAAACACAGGGATTTGAAAACGCACCGCCTGAAGATAACGACGGACTACCCTTTTAG
- a CDS encoding NADH-quinone oxidoreductase subunit A, producing MEDPGQLSEYGKILLIAIVGMLLVCATIFLAKVLSPKNPNPIKLSTYECGEDSVGTAWIQFNPRFYVIALIFLLFDVELTFIFPWATVFGNADFIATDARWGWFTLIEMAIFIGILIVGLIYVWKSGDISWIKPEHKTPSVAVNIPSNAYERLNQQQYAVRDYKEPLVEEVNTEHSPIATAPKIGFKPKFKKPSSES from the coding sequence ATGGAGGACCCCGGGCAGTTATCAGAATATGGTAAAATCCTACTAATAGCAATAGTAGGAATGCTATTGGTGTGTGCTACCATCTTCCTTGCGAAAGTACTTTCGCCAAAGAATCCCAATCCAATAAAACTAAGTACGTACGAATGTGGGGAAGATAGTGTTGGAACCGCATGGATTCAGTTTAATCCGAGATTCTATGTAATAGCATTAATTTTTCTATTATTTGATGTGGAATTAACCTTTATATTTCCTTGGGCTACTGTCTTCGGTAATGCAGACTTTATTGCTACAGATGCACGTTGGGGATGGTTTACGTTAATTGAGATGGCGATCTTTATCGGTATTTTGATTGTAGGATTAATCTATGTTTGGAAAAGTGGGGATATTAGTTGGATTAAGCCCGAGCATAAAACGCCAAGTGTTGCGGTTAATATTCCAAGCAATGCATATGAACGATTAAATCAACAGCAATACGCTGTTCGAGATTATAAGGAGCCGTTAGTTGAAGAGGTAAATACGGAACATAGTCCGATTGCTACTGCACCTAAAATAGGATTCAAACCTAAATTCAAGAAACCAAGTTCAGAATCATGA
- a CDS encoding helix-turn-helix domain-containing protein, whose translation MKEISNYVKRTQRDYTLSFKLNVVREVESGELTSTQAQRKYGIQGDSTIRNWLKKYGNFDWENQIPSSMAKSPEQRILELEAKIKLLEKQKAQLERQNYIADSKAIIFDMMIDIAEQEYKIDVRKNFKPAQSIVSDKKNKKA comes from the coding sequence ATGAAAGAAATATCCAATTATGTAAAACGTACGCAGCGTGATTACACTTTAAGCTTCAAACTGAATGTTGTCAGAGAAGTTGAATCCGGAGAATTGACAAGCACACAAGCACAAAGAAAGTATGGTATCCAAGGAGATAGCACAATTCGTAACTGGTTGAAAAAATATGGTAACTTTGATTGGGAGAATCAAATACCATCCAGTATGGCAAAGTCACCAGAACAACGCATTTTAGAATTAGAAGCCAAAATCAAATTGTTGGAGAAGCAGAAAGCGCAGCTTGAGCGACAGAATTACATTGCTGATTCCAAAGCGATTATCTTTGATATGATGATCGATATTGCCGAACAAGAATATAAAATAGACGTAAGAAAAAACTTCAAACCCGCACAATCGATTGTTTCCGACAAGAAAAACAAAAAAGCCTAA
- a CDS encoding IS3 family transposase, producing the protein MFGLSRQVYYRRIRRTKRSQNIASKVVSLVQELRAVQPRIGTRKLYHLLVQELQVLKVGRDKFFDILRANHLLIIPKRSYRTTTMSHHRFKKYPNIIKEMNIYRPNQVWVSDLTYIGKREKPCYLSLITDVYSKKIVGFEISSTMCTSHVVKALKMAQKQRKIKESLIHHSDRGIQYCSDEYQYYLNKYKIKCSMTENSDPYENAIAERINGILKQEFMIDTYHLDLTLMKQIVEEAINIYNNDRPHWSNHMLTPNQMHLKSNMNYKTYKTKSSRNLSATTA; encoded by the coding sequence TTGTTCGGGTTAAGTAGGCAAGTGTATTATCGAAGAATCAGACGAACTAAAAGAAGTCAAAATATAGCGAGTAAAGTTGTGAGCTTAGTCCAGGAACTACGCGCTGTTCAGCCAAGAATTGGTACACGGAAACTCTATCATTTATTGGTCCAAGAGCTACAGGTATTAAAAGTTGGCAGAGACAAGTTTTTTGATATTTTACGAGCCAATCACTTATTAATTATTCCAAAACGGAGTTATCGTACCACGACCATGTCACATCATCGATTTAAAAAATATCCTAATATTATTAAAGAAATGAATATTTATCGTCCCAATCAAGTTTGGGTGAGTGACCTCACTTACATCGGAAAGCGAGAAAAACCTTGTTATCTAAGTTTGATTACAGATGTATATTCTAAGAAGATAGTAGGCTTTGAAATCTCAAGCACAATGTGTACAAGTCATGTTGTAAAAGCATTGAAAATGGCTCAAAAACAAAGAAAAATAAAGGAATCATTAATCCATCATTCCGACAGAGGTATCCAATATTGTTCAGACGAGTATCAATATTATCTAAACAAATACAAGATTAAGTGCAGTATGACAGAAAACTCTGATCCTTATGAAAACGCCATTGCTGAACGTATAAACGGTATTCTGAAACAAGAGTTCATGATTGATACCTATCATTTAGATCTAACTTTGATGAAGCAAATTGTAGAGGAAGCAATCAATATCTACAACAATGACAGACCACATTGGTCTAATCATATGCTAACTCCCAATCAAATGCATCTCAAATCAAATATGAATTACAAAACTTATAAAACAAAAAGCAGTAGAAACCTCTCGGCTACTACTGCATAA
- a CDS encoding 5-(carboxyamino)imidazole ribonucleotide synthase — translation MAKDFYGDLRLGILGGGQLGRMLIQEAINFNVNIHVLDPDPNAPCKRLCNQFEVGSLGDYDTVYNFGKDLDMITIEIEKVNVDALEALESEGVIVYPQARVIRLIQDKGLQKQFFKQNDIPTSAFQFISNKDGLAQSNISLPFIQKLRKDGYDGKGVKKINTAVDFDTAFEEPSIVEELVDFEKEIAVIVARNDRGDMSTFPMVEMEFNPQANLVEFLISPSTYAEAIQAKAEQIAKKIANDLQIVGILAVEMFLTKDGDILVNELAPRPHNSGHQTIEGNYVSQFGQHLRAIFNLPLANTASRGNAIMINLLGEEGYEGLAEYEGLEEALAIDGVYIHLYGKKYTKPFRKMGHVTIVHEDRNTAIENARKVQNLIKVIA, via the coding sequence ATGGCAAAAGATTTTTATGGGGATTTACGCTTAGGGATCCTAGGTGGCGGACAGTTAGGCCGTATGTTGATCCAGGAAGCAATAAATTTTAATGTAAACATCCATGTACTAGATCCAGATCCAAATGCGCCATGTAAGCGTCTTTGTAACCAGTTTGAAGTAGGTTCATTAGGCGATTATGATACGGTTTATAACTTTGGTAAGGATTTGGATATGATTACCATTGAGATCGAAAAGGTTAATGTAGATGCATTAGAGGCTTTGGAATCCGAGGGAGTAATCGTCTATCCGCAGGCGAGAGTAATTCGTTTGATCCAAGATAAAGGGCTTCAAAAGCAGTTTTTTAAACAGAATGATATTCCAACCTCCGCTTTCCAATTTATTTCGAACAAGGATGGTTTAGCGCAATCAAATATCAGCTTGCCATTTATACAAAAGTTGAGAAAAGATGGATACGACGGAAAAGGCGTAAAGAAAATAAATACTGCAGTTGATTTTGATACAGCATTTGAAGAACCGAGTATTGTAGAAGAGTTGGTTGATTTCGAAAAGGAGATTGCTGTAATTGTTGCTCGAAATGATCGCGGTGACATGTCAACATTCCCAATGGTGGAAATGGAGTTTAATCCGCAGGCGAATTTGGTTGAATTCTTAATTTCTCCTTCAACCTATGCTGAAGCTATTCAAGCTAAGGCAGAGCAAATCGCTAAAAAGATTGCTAATGATTTACAAATCGTTGGTATCCTAGCTGTAGAAATGTTTTTGACAAAAGATGGAGATATTCTAGTTAACGAACTAGCACCTAGACCTCATAATTCAGGTCATCAAACGATAGAAGGGAACTATGTTTCTCAGTTTGGACAACATTTACGTGCTATCTTTAATCTACCATTAGCAAATACTGCCTCTAGAGGGAATGCAATTATGATCAATCTACTTGGTGAAGAAGGGTATGAGGGTCTTGCGGAATATGAAGGTTTAGAGGAAGCGCTTGCTATAGATGGTGTCTATATCCATTTATATGGAAAGAAATATACGAAGCCTTTCCGTAAGATGGGACATGTAACGATTGTACATGAAGATCGTAATACAGCAATTGAAAATGCTCGTAAAGTTCAGAATTTAATTAAAGTTATCGCTTAA
- a CDS encoding NADH-quinone oxidoreductase subunit B, whose amino-acid sequence MSLDQSLQQNNGVIIAKMDDLLNWARLSSMWPISFGIACCAIEMMGAMAATYDLDRLGVFPRPSPRQSDVMIIAGTVTFKMADRIRKLYEQMPDPKYVISMGSCSNCGGPYWQHGYHVVKGVDKIIPVDVYVQGCPPRPEALISAFLELQKKIDEQSLLKGDIFPIAVEQ is encoded by the coding sequence ATGAGTCTAGACCAAAGTCTGCAACAGAATAATGGCGTCATTATCGCTAAGATGGATGACCTGTTGAATTGGGCCAGATTATCTTCGATGTGGCCAATTAGTTTTGGTATTGCATGTTGCGCAATTGAGATGATGGGGGCAATGGCCGCTACTTATGATTTGGATAGATTAGGTGTGTTCCCGAGGCCTTCTCCTAGACAGTCTGACGTGATGATTATCGCAGGGACAGTGACATTCAAAATGGCAGATCGAATCCGCAAGCTCTATGAACAAATGCCTGACCCGAAATATGTGATATCGATGGGTTCTTGTTCGAATTGTGGGGGGCCGTATTGGCAGCATGGCTATCATGTTGTTAAAGGTGTCGATAAAATTATTCCTGTCGACGTTTATGTGCAGGGCTGTCCTCCACGACCAGAAGCCTTGATAAGTGCTTTTTTGGAATTACAAAAGAAAATAGATGAACAGTCTTTACTGAAGGGAGATATTTTCCCCATCGCAGTAGAGCAATAG
- a CDS encoding DUF4468 domain-containing protein: MKNILIALILLMPLLTIGQDLPIVNDKIVYERIIESPNLSKPELYAACKRFIANTFKSAKSVIQTEDENTGLIICKGNTILDYPKTRNSLIVTGMPVGGRKSFTMQFENKEGRCRVKIYDIFEDNSLSAYQRNYSLEEIMFDLAKRANSSKGKTKEKRTAVFDESVSIVNNSFLGLIKEFEESIATYKSNDNW, from the coding sequence ATGAAAAATATATTGATAGCCCTAATATTATTAATGCCTCTATTAACGATAGGGCAAGACTTACCGATTGTGAATGACAAAATAGTCTACGAACGAATAATCGAGTCACCAAACCTCTCTAAACCGGAACTATACGCTGCTTGTAAAAGGTTTATTGCAAATACTTTTAAGAGTGCGAAAAGTGTAATACAAACCGAAGATGAGAATACAGGATTAATTATTTGCAAGGGGAATACCATTCTTGATTATCCAAAGACAAGAAATTCGCTAATCGTGACAGGCATGCCGGTAGGTGGTCGGAAGTCATTTACAATGCAATTCGAAAACAAAGAGGGCAGATGTAGAGTAAAGATTTATGATATATTCGAAGACAATTCGTTGAGTGCTTATCAGCGAAATTATTCTTTAGAAGAAATTATGTTTGATTTAGCAAAGAGAGCTAATTCATCGAAAGGTAAGACAAAAGAAAAAAGGACTGCCGTATTTGACGAATCAGTATCAATCGTTAATAACAGTTTTCTAGGTTTGATAAAAGAGTTTGAAGAAAGTATAGCAACCTACAAATCAAACGATAATTGGTAG
- a CDS encoding phage antirepressor KilAC domain-containing protein, protein MNQLTKLFSYNGNEVTFRNSEGVAYVNATQMAKSFDKRPTDWLRFEQAQNFLNELSKVRNHTLTELVIVSKGGSNPGTWMHEDVALEFSRWLSPAFSIWCNDRIKELLSVGITATPQTIEDMLSNPDMIIEMATKLKQLRLENQKKDHQLKVAEKYFNRVRPKELYYDDVLFSTSLITINQIAMELGMSSIKLNKILKEKGVQYKQGDKWLISSKYRDKGYSGTSTFKYINSKGESATNIEMRWTEKGREFIHSLFKN, encoded by the coding sequence ATGAACCAACTAACCAAATTATTTTCCTATAACGGTAACGAGGTTACTTTCAGGAATTCAGAAGGGGTTGCTTATGTTAATGCAACTCAAATGGCTAAATCATTTGACAAAAGACCAACGGATTGGCTAAGATTTGAACAGGCGCAGAATTTTCTTAATGAATTATCCAAAGTGAGAAATCACACTTTGACTGAATTAGTGATAGTTAGCAAAGGTGGTTCAAATCCTGGCACATGGATGCATGAAGATGTAGCATTAGAATTTAGCCGATGGCTATCCCCCGCATTTTCGATTTGGTGTAATGACCGTATCAAAGAACTTCTTTCGGTAGGAATTACTGCTACACCTCAGACAATTGAAGACATGTTGTCAAATCCCGACATGATCATTGAAATGGCTACGAAATTGAAGCAGTTGCGACTTGAAAATCAGAAAAAAGATCATCAGTTAAAAGTCGCTGAGAAATATTTCAATCGAGTAAGACCTAAGGAGTTGTATTATGATGATGTTCTTTTTTCAACATCTCTTATTACTATCAATCAAATAGCTATGGAATTAGGGATGTCATCTATAAAACTGAATAAAATTCTTAAAGAAAAGGGCGTGCAATATAAGCAGGGCGATAAATGGCTTATATCATCTAAGTATAGAGATAAAGGATATTCAGGCACATCGACGTTTAAGTATATAAATTCTAAAGGCGAAAGTGCAACTAATATAGAAATGCGCTGGACAGAAAAAGGACGTGAGTTTATCCATTCATTATTCAAGAACTAA
- a CDS encoding LexA family transcriptional regulator: protein MQTSDSQGEKFRQIVEKSGLSIAEVARKLDTTRDTVYAWFKKDSLMLKNRIKISKAFNVDMHKIWPDVNDPMLEAYEFTGDHLVDKAIEKNFTKPKQEITPIPYEDYMMVEYVDLSASAGMLGGSNVDVLPDSKKRLVPREFERGNYLVVRVNGDSMTDGTDISIPDGVGVEILVKEHVLENGDKLPIRGNLFVVVSRDGNVFKQIVEHNTELGYIKCHSYNPKYEDYIIPMDDVFQIFIYRKIVGYRPNIPEIR, encoded by the coding sequence ATGCAAACATCTGATAGTCAAGGAGAAAAATTTCGACAGATTGTCGAAAAATCAGGATTAAGTATTGCTGAAGTTGCTAGGAAACTAGACACAACTCGTGATACTGTATATGCATGGTTTAAAAAGGATTCATTGATGCTAAAGAACAGAATTAAGATATCTAAGGCGTTCAATGTGGATATGCATAAGATTTGGCCAGATGTAAATGATCCTATGTTAGAAGCTTATGAATTTACAGGGGATCATCTTGTTGATAAAGCAATAGAAAAAAACTTTACCAAACCAAAACAAGAAATTACACCAATACCTTATGAAGATTATATGATGGTTGAATACGTCGACCTATCAGCGAGCGCCGGAATGCTTGGGGGATCCAATGTGGATGTATTACCGGACTCGAAAAAGCGTTTAGTTCCGAGGGAATTTGAACGAGGGAATTATTTAGTTGTTCGTGTTAATGGGGACAGCATGACGGACGGCACCGACATTTCAATTCCTGATGGCGTTGGCGTTGAGATACTGGTCAAAGAGCATGTCCTAGAAAACGGAGATAAACTGCCGATTAGAGGTAATCTGTTCGTGGTAGTATCAAGGGATGGCAACGTCTTTAAACAGATCGTAGAACACAACACCGAATTAGGGTATATTAAATGTCATTCTTACAATCCTAAATATGAAGATTACATAATTCCTATGGATGATGTATTCCAAATATTTATTTACCGCAAAATAGTAGGATATAGACCAAATATTCCAGAAATTAGATAA
- the purE gene encoding 5-(carboxyamino)imidazole ribonucleotide mutase yields the protein MSNPKIGIIMGSKSDLPVMQDAIEVLKYLGVDAEVTIVSAHRTPKRMFDYAEQAASRGLKVIIAGAGGAAHLPGMVASITHLPVIGVPVKSSNSIDGWDSVLSILQMPNGIPVATVALNAAKNAGILAAQILGTQDETIAQALIKFKEELRDKVEETAREVEQLKF from the coding sequence ATGAGTAATCCAAAGATCGGCATTATCATGGGTAGTAAGTCAGACTTACCTGTAATGCAAGATGCTATCGAAGTATTAAAATATTTAGGAGTTGATGCAGAAGTTACGATCGTATCGGCACATCGTACCCCGAAGCGGATGTTTGATTATGCAGAGCAAGCAGCTTCTCGAGGGTTGAAAGTGATTATAGCAGGTGCTGGTGGTGCAGCTCACTTACCAGGAATGGTAGCGTCTATTACACATCTTCCTGTCATTGGTGTACCGGTAAAATCTTCTAATTCGATTGATGGTTGGGATTCTGTATTATCAATTCTGCAGATGCCAAATGGAATACCAGTAGCGACGGTTGCTTTAAATGCAGCGAAAAATGCAGGTATTCTTGCAGCACAAATACTCGGGACACAGGATGAAACTATTGCGCAGGCTTTGATTAAGTTCAAGGAAGAGTTGAGAGATAAGGTAGAAGAAACAGCAAGAGAAGTTGAGCAATTAAAATTTTAA
- a CDS encoding SIR2 family protein, translating into MSKVKKITVSNLKAISNLTADFNGCTAIITGGNNKGKSSFLKSLPDRLKQVKPDVILKDGESEGFAEWELTTGEKLIWQFDNKTKAGEKLIFITKDNIKTSLTRELADRYFPKGFDIDKFLKEGPKIQREMLQKIVGIDFADIDTRYKQAYENRTFANKQVEIEKLKLIDIDETLPTEPSDYLELQKELAGIDSHNEKYTYVENGMQEKQRQIDAQEQELIRLQGLLEEVKQKIKELNEDIDRGLKWLGIEENKPKTKDEADNIDRKILDIIETNSKIEKNNKAKLIKKEYDKYVKEAKAADELVKSIEKEKLNLIKKAKLPDGFGFSDDGVTYLGHSLSKEQLSSSAIYIAALKLAALNIGEVKTLHFDASYLDKNSLQDIEKWAEENDLQLLIERPDFDGGEIEYHLINDAVA; encoded by the coding sequence ATGAGCAAAGTAAAAAAGATTACGGTATCTAATCTAAAAGCTATATCTAACCTTACAGCCGATTTTAACGGCTGCACAGCAATTATCACAGGAGGTAACAACAAAGGTAAATCCTCCTTTCTTAAATCGCTCCCTGACCGCTTAAAACAAGTTAAGCCAGATGTCATATTAAAAGATGGAGAGTCAGAAGGATTCGCTGAATGGGAATTGACTACAGGCGAGAAACTGATTTGGCAATTTGATAACAAAACCAAAGCAGGAGAAAAACTAATTTTCATCACAAAAGACAACATCAAAACTTCATTAACCCGTGAGCTGGCGGATCGTTATTTCCCTAAAGGATTTGATATTGATAAGTTCCTTAAAGAAGGCCCAAAAATTCAAAGAGAAATGTTGCAAAAGATTGTTGGGATTGACTTTGCAGATATCGACACTAGGTATAAGCAAGCCTACGAAAACAGGACTTTTGCCAACAAGCAGGTCGAAATCGAAAAACTAAAACTAATCGATATTGATGAGACATTACCCACAGAGCCTTCGGACTACTTAGAACTACAGAAGGAGCTTGCTGGCATCGACTCGCACAACGAAAAGTACACGTATGTCGAAAACGGCATGCAGGAGAAGCAAAGGCAAATTGATGCGCAAGAACAGGAATTGATCAGACTTCAAGGTCTTCTCGAGGAAGTAAAGCAGAAGATAAAAGAATTAAACGAAGATATCGACCGAGGTTTGAAATGGTTAGGTATTGAAGAAAACAAACCTAAGACGAAGGATGAAGCTGATAACATCGACCGTAAAATTCTTGACATCATCGAAACAAACTCGAAAATAGAAAAAAACAACAAAGCCAAGCTAATCAAAAAAGAATACGATAAGTATGTTAAGGAAGCAAAAGCCGCCGATGAGCTAGTGAAATCGATTGAAAAAGAAAAGCTGAATCTTATTAAGAAAGCAAAGCTACCTGACGGTTTCGGCTTCTCTGATGATGGCGTAACTTACTTGGGCCATTCGCTATCTAAAGAGCAGTTAAGCAGTTCAGCTATTTACATTGCAGCTCTAAAATTAGCAGCGCTCAATATTGGCGAGGTTAAGACGCTTCATTTCGACGCTTCATATCTTGACAAAAACTCACTTCAAGACATTGAAAAGTGGGCAGAAGAAAACGACCTTCAATTACTTATCGAGCGTCCTGACTTTGACGGAGGAGAAATAGAATATCATCTAATTAACGATGCTGTCG
- a CDS encoding sugar phosphate isomerase/epimerase family protein — MTQSRRNFLKQASLGVMGGLLAPQLFSCKGTGAASGSPLKNIGLQLFTLRDLLAKDPKEVLKSVAKIGYTHVETFGVDLNNNSFWGLPVDELKKVLNDNNLISHSGHYDMSKYLSKDHTDKENIEKYIEIAHNLGQEYVIAPVPPMDNLNKLDVAVYQYIAEQLNKAGEMAKKAGIKIGYHNHFWEFKEFGNGTKGLDIILAFTEPDLVCFELDLFWINKAGENPQTYFTKYPGRFPLWHVKDMDRQFSNPIEQNKFDAKTGKRDTLNFEEVMKTIRYTEVGSGSINYPNLTTFANESGLKYAFVEQDDIYTEDKYGSIKKSYDYMQKNFK, encoded by the coding sequence ATGACACAATCAAGACGTAACTTCCTGAAGCAAGCGAGCTTAGGCGTGATGGGTGGTCTATTGGCTCCTCAACTTTTTTCCTGCAAAGGAACTGGCGCTGCTTCTGGTTCACCACTGAAAAATATAGGCCTTCAACTTTTTACTCTTCGTGACTTATTAGCAAAAGACCCAAAAGAGGTACTAAAGAGCGTTGCTAAGATCGGATACACACACGTAGAAACCTTCGGGGTAGATTTAAATAACAATTCATTCTGGGGCCTCCCTGTGGATGAACTGAAGAAAGTTCTCAATGACAATAACCTCATAAGTCATAGTGGCCATTATGATATGAGTAAATATCTGAGCAAAGACCATACTGATAAAGAAAATATTGAGAAGTATATTGAGATAGCACACAATCTAGGTCAAGAATACGTTATTGCACCAGTTCCTCCAATGGATAATTTGAACAAGCTCGATGTTGCAGTTTATCAATATATCGCCGAGCAGTTAAATAAGGCTGGGGAAATGGCTAAAAAAGCAGGTATTAAAATCGGCTACCATAATCATTTTTGGGAGTTTAAGGAATTTGGAAATGGTACAAAAGGATTAGATATTATACTAGCCTTTACAGAGCCCGACTTAGTATGCTTCGAACTTGATCTATTTTGGATAAATAAAGCTGGCGAAAATCCGCAGACATACTTTACAAAGTATCCGGGAAGATTCCCATTATGGCATGTGAAAGATATGGATCGCCAATTCTCTAATCCTATTGAACAAAATAAATTTGATGCGAAGACGGGAAAACGTGACACATTGAATTTTGAGGAAGTAATGAAGACAATCCGCTATACGGAAGTTGGCTCTGGCAGCATTAATTATCCTAACCTGACAACATTTGCAAATGAAAGTGGGTTGAAATATGCTTTTGTTGAGCAAGATGATATTTACACAGAAGATAAGTACGGTAGTATCAAAAAGAGCTATGATTATATGCAAAAGAATTTTAAATAA
- the ffh gene encoding signal recognition particle protein — MFSNLQDKLDRAFKVLKGQGNITEINVAETMKEIRKALLDADVNYKTAKTFTDDVKTKALGQNVLTSISPGQLLTKIMNDELTELMGGTVTELEITKNPTVILIAGLNGAGKTTFTGKLANFLKTQKGKKPLLVAGDVYRPAAIDQLEVLGQQVGVPVFVNRESTDPIAIAVAGVEEAKRNGHNVVIIDTAGRLAIDEALMNEITAVKAATQPHEILFVVDSMTGQDAVNTAKAFNDRLDFTGVVLTKLDGDTRGGAALSIKSVVNKPIKFIGTGEKMEALDVFHPDRMASRILGMGDVVSLVERAQQQFDEKQAAELQKKIRKNKFDFNDFKSQIQQIKKMGNMKDLMGMIPGVGKAIKDVEIDDDAFKPIEAIIDSMTPFERENPDAIDQRRRVRIAKGSGTDINEVNKLMKQFGDMRKVMKQMSNPAMAAKMMRNMPKMPGKPF, encoded by the coding sequence ATGTTTTCAAATCTACAGGATAAATTAGACAGAGCCTTTAAAGTACTTAAAGGGCAAGGGAATATTACGGAAATTAACGTAGCAGAAACAATGAAAGAGATTCGCAAGGCATTACTCGATGCCGATGTGAATTATAAAACTGCGAAAACATTTACCGATGATGTTAAAACCAAGGCTTTAGGACAAAATGTATTAACGAGTATTTCTCCTGGTCAATTATTGACCAAGATTATGAACGATGAGCTGACCGAACTAATGGGCGGTACAGTGACAGAGTTGGAGATTACAAAGAATCCTACGGTTATCTTGATTGCTGGTTTGAACGGTGCGGGTAAAACTACCTTTACTGGAAAGTTAGCGAACTTCTTGAAAACGCAGAAAGGTAAAAAACCATTATTGGTTGCAGGCGACGTTTATCGTCCTGCGGCGATTGATCAATTAGAGGTTTTAGGCCAACAAGTGGGCGTACCTGTATTTGTTAATCGTGAGTCTACTGATCCGATTGCAATTGCTGTTGCGGGTGTTGAAGAAGCAAAACGCAATGGACATAATGTAGTTATCATCGATACGGCAGGTCGTTTAGCGATTGACGAGGCGTTGATGAATGAGATTACTGCAGTTAAGGCGGCAACACAACCACATGAGATTTTGTTCGTTGTGGATTCTATGACAGGTCAAGATGCGGTTAATACGGCAAAAGCTTTCAATGACCGTTTAGACTTTACAGGGGTTGTCTTGACTAAGTTAGATGGTGATACACGTGGTGGTGCTGCACTATCAATCAAATCGGTTGTCAATAAACCAATCAAGTTTATTGGTACTGGCGAGAAGATGGAAGCGCTTGATGTATTCCACCCGGATCGTATGGCATCTCGTATTCTTGGTATGGGTGACGTTGTATCCTTAGTAGAGCGTGCACAACAACAGTTTGACGAGAAACAGGCTGCGGAATTACAAAAGAAAATCCGTAAGAATAAGTTCGATTTTAATGACTTCAAATCTCAAATTCAACAGATCAAGAAAATGGGTAATATGAAGGATTTAATGGGGATGATTCCTGGGGTTGGAAAAGCAATTAAAGATGTTGAAATTGATGATGATGCTTTCAAACCTATCGAAGCGATCATTGACTCGATGACACCTTTTGAGCGTGAAAATCCAGATGCCATCGATCAACGTCGAAGAGTGCGTATTGCTAAAGGATCAGGTACTGATATCAATGAGGTAAATAAATTAATGAAGCAATTTGGCGACATGCGTAAGGTGATGAAACAAATGTCAAACCCTGCAATGGCCGCTAAAATGATGAGAAATATGCCTAAAATGCCAGGTAAGCCATTTTAG